The following DNA comes from Bombus pascuorum chromosome 3, iyBomPasc1.1, whole genome shotgun sequence.
catttcaaagaaattggttctattttttagatttagattttttaaattttcttttaattttgaaactaggaaaactatttaaataaaactaatttcACTTAATTCTTTAggttgtaaaatttcatttaagtaCTCATAAGCTAAAAAATTTTCCTAGGAGCCGAAAAATTTGGTTTCGATTCTACTTATCTGAGCCAACGTGcactatatatttcaaatatatttacatttgaatctttttatgaaattgtttgaaattgaaaacaaaaaaacaatgtcaactattttaaaaattttactaatctttctacatataaatattcaatacgaagtatttattacttttagtCTATATAACTGTAGAATAACAAATAGATGATGTAACAAAcaattgaaacaaaaaataataatcttttatagTCTTGTATTggattatttaataacaaattgaaattacttttcatgatttttatttacagatattaaaactttacataatttttatattacattgaattattaaatattcattaactAATGTTGCTAATTCATTACTCTTCCTTCTCTGAATTCTTCACTTCTTTGTATTTAgctaaaatacaaaaaaataataattacatcttAACATAACGTTTGAATGTGAATTATTGAATGTCTGGTGTTAAAaggaaatgtttatttaatcaggtaaaggaaatatttataaaagtaaataaggATGACAATAGGTAGAGTACCTATGTGATTATACATCTACTTAATCAGagattttgatttctttgaattttgtacttttatgGGAGAAGTTTCTTTTACTGTTACTAATTCATGAGAATTTGAATCTCCTTTATTGTGATGAAATGAGACGTAATGAGCTTCTGATAAATTATCTCCTTCAGATCTTCCAAAGACTAAgacaaaaattttgtaaaaaatcaattttaatattaaataatgcaATGTTTTACCGTAAtgaaaaatctattattaCTAAGcatctttaatataaatttcatgttcctctaaatttttgtaatattcaattttggAGATTATATGTATCTAAAGttaaatatgttatagaaTATATTGTACTGTACAATGGCAAACcatattaacattattattgtataaggTATAGGAGGAATgatgcaataaaataattttgttgttGCATCCTACCTCCACTTTTTCAGTTGTATTGGTTGATACAGTTGTAtcgctcgtttctttttcaaaaagtCGAGCTATCATACGAAAATATTCTGATTCAAGCACACTTTTCAGTAATGGAAATTCATTTActgaaatttcctttttgttaTCCCCTGGTTTCActgaaattttcaatgtaGCATTGAAATTTATACTATACTTTTGTATTATAAGCACATAATGTATTACATAACATACATTTAcaacacatttttttatatccatttctgtatttttttacaaactaataaatttgttaacaaTTTAAAgactttaatataaaaaatgtcctaaattcaaatttaaaatagaaacatCATTtcagtattaataataaacagtATTACGTGTGAAAGAGTTCATATTGCTTGCCATTTGTATGAttaatagacaaaataaataaatagatttaaGATCATATTAACAGTTGTGTAGAGcaataaaagtataaagtaatatacataCCACcgtaaatgaaattgtaactAATATTTCCATAGTGTTCTGCTGTGTTTAATGCTTGTTTTGCTTCTTTAGGGAAACAAATACATCCAACAATACTAGCACCTGTAGTTGTATAAAACAGTCTTTTTAATATGCCTCCTCTGAGACTGAATATTAATCCTGATAAACCACCAATACCAACAGCTCCTATTCGTGGCATAATATTGGCTTCATCTTGTAGGTAATCAATTGCAactgaaataatattacattttattaatattaatagattTGCATGCTATAGCACGTTCCAATTATATGAaagtatttctaaattttgtaCTACACATAAATGCATACATTTCAGATTTTCAAAGGTACTTGAAACATCATGGGAAACCCTGTCTAATGTAACTTTTATCTCCCTCACTGTTTGACGtacttttctaatattttcttccacaATAGAAGGATATTCTATGCTACAAAAAATAATGGATTGATTATCTTCATAATATAGTACAATGTTTTCTTATAGATTTTACttcttaaaaaatgttttaaaataatgaatctatattttagataaatcACATTTTCATAAAAGTCCTTTAAGAAACAgggataaaaataatgttgtCAATATGAAATTACTTGCGCTTTACCATGGCATCTGCTTAGAATACCCATCATCAATAGAATAAATGGGTAATTCTGAtggttttattaatttctttccttgTGTTTCATTACTACATGGTGTACTATCTTCAGGAGAAGTTGGAGGTTTCATTGCTGGTACTGCAGCACATAGTCCACACGGCATCAAGAATTTCTTGAACAACttcatgtaaatatatatttgatttctGTTTTCCatattagtaataatatttaaattacttttgaGAAACTGTTtgcatttattagaaataaacaatgtttaatagaaattaagaagttatattaaaaatttccttaCATTctagtatttatttaatttaataaatgtaacagaaaataaaaaataaaatgaaatgaaagagaaatcataaaattaaaataaaccaTAGCGGAAACGTCATGTTTATAATTACCATTATTcgatacattttaaaatgcgatttaatgataattttcTTAAGAACACGTAATTTCTTATAAACTATGCTAGAATGTttgaaatagtttataaagaTATCCGAgcattatcaaaattataaacgaATTATAATTTGGCACTGCAGAAAATTAGTTCCACAGACCAAAAACGAAGGATGCGACATCTAACGTTACTTTTAGAAGAcgcaaaattatgaaatatttaaaagaaaacaaaaatgatgaaaacacatgtacatattgttaaatatttaccctgttcaaattttattaccatcgaataatgtaattaaaatttatttaagtaatGAAACTCCTTTTCtactgaaaaaataaatatttaaaatattcattactaATATTGCTCTTAGTAAAgtgaagtaaataaatattaccaatttttaatatttatatttaaacttaagtaaaataaatgcaaaaatattaattttaaatattctatagatattttaaaagtacaaatatgttcctaaaaatataattccattacaatatatgtataaggtgtatgtgtatgtactTACCAAATTTATATTCGACTTTAACcaaaatttatgcaaaaacGACGTAGGACTTAATCACTAAAATCAAAAATCTTTGTACATTTTGTACTTACATTACTTCACACAAAATTGACATGATGTTTCAAGGCTTTGTTTATGCTGTCAATTGTAAATATTCGTAacagtttaaaaaaaaaaaagaaaatcggtatgttgtataaattttatttttttctgtgttatatgttgttatatataatacaaactACAACGAgtttagaaatttttcttccttaaaAATTAAGTATTTTGTAATTCGTTAATTGATACTTCAATagttataataaattgaattatagaaattattatttaaatacaaactTTTATGCCAGTTCTTCCAAATTCTACTAACACACGTGGTTGATAATCATCGCATCGATGAATTGGTTCTCTGCAAGTTATATCTCTGCcaaatatatttccaatagTAGATTCTAAAAATCTGTGTACGTAATTGTGCATAACGATAATGCAAAAgataatgtataatttcactacttaattttttaatttttacgtttcatACAAAATCGGAAGTATTTAACGAgtcatttttatatgtttgtgTATATGAATTTCTGTTGTTTTCACATATATTGccaatttgtttgaaaaaacATGAGCACagcttttttctttgttactgaataaaatattttgttacgtatttgaattttgaatattttgggaagaaaaaatattctttttattttttattttttacatatatcatactaatttaattttaaaacatgaAATCTTCTAAAAGTTTAGGAAAAAAGCCTTTTTCTTACACAACTAAATTccttaaaattaatttgtaaacatTTCAAGAAAGATgtccatttttttaatttaacaaaaaacaATAATTGAATACAATCTCAATATACATAGGTATATGTTTTTAATGTATTGAGTTGTCTGGAAAGTTTGTACTGCTTTCGGTAGGTGACATTACAATAGGTTTGAATATatcagaataatttaaaacaaatgacATGTGTCCATATTCTAAAAGATGATATTTCAAGCACTCTTAGAAAAGAGTTTGGTTGGAATATATTAACTTTTGTTAGTTTTATATGCTCTTAAATAAGGAAGGGCAAAAATATCACACAAATAGCAAACAAGATATGCGCTGTTTATGGTAACGGTGCTATATCAGAAAGAACTGTCCGGTAGTGGTTTGCTAAATTTGAGGCTGATTTAAATCTTGGAGGTCAAGAATGCCCGGGTAGACACTCCATCACTAATGAAGGTCAGATCAAAACTCTGGTCGAGAATAACCTACGTTATACGACATGTGAATTAGCAGAAACGTTAAATATACCAAAATCTACTATTCACAAACATTTTGTCAAGCTTGGCTATATAAACCGTTTTGATGTATAGGTTCCTCACAATTTAACAGGAAAAGATTTGATGGATCGCATTTCCATTTGTGATTCGCTCTATAAACGCAACTAGAAACACCAATTAGTAACAAGTAAGTAGTGACGGGAGATGAAAAATACActattcataataatattcagCGGAAAAGATCCTGGGAAAAGCGGAATGAATCACTCTAAAAGCTGGTTCTCATCCGAACAATGCACGGCCTCATGTGTCTTTGACTACTTGACAAAAGCTGTTGAAGCTTGGTTGTGATATGCTACCCCACTCACCGTATTCAGCAGACATTGCACCCTCAGATTTTCACCTATTTAGATCATTACAAAATTCCCTTAATGGCAAAAACTTTAACTCTTTGGTCAACCTGAAAAATCATATTGCAAAGTTTTTTGCTGAAAAACCTAAGAAGTTCTCGAAGGATGGAATATTCAAGTTGATTGAAAGATGCAGGATGATTGTGGAACAAAATGGCAGctgtataattcaataaaatatatttcgaaatttaaatgtgttatattcgaatttttcttaaaaattagaaGGAACTTTCCAAGCAACCCAATACATAAATAGCTTCATATACGACCATAAATAGAACTTaggaaaaatgtattaaagtataaaagatataaaaccaaatttattgaatatagAATTTGTGATGAAAATggatataaatttcttattgatataaatttttgattgattaaaatattctttgaattCATGTTTTCtgttcatttaaaattatactttatgataatatttttcattttaaatcaaatttttcaagaagTTTCCTGTGTTTCATTACActaacaaacattttttcacTAACAAACCATAGTCTTTCTGCTAGTGCAGGGTTTAATGCAGTCTTTGATGGATCACAACGATAACAATTACTGAAATAACATCCAGTTATCCCTTCCAATTCTGGTGCTGTTGCGCAGTAAACTGATGTACTAGCAGCTTGTTGCTGTgtgatttgaaaaaaaattgtaataacgTTTTTTCAAGtattctgttttaaataacTGTTTATCTTACCAGTGATTTTGTGAAAGGTCGTACCATCATAAACATAAATCGCAATATCCATGAATAACGACATAATGAAGAAGAAATCATATTACCAGGATGACAACAAAAGACATTTACAGTAGGCCATCGTTTTGCTAATTCTTGTGCAAACAAGATATTACATAGTTTTGTGTTATTATATGATTccataaagaaatatttatatggaGGAGGAGATAAAGTTAATCGATGAAAATCTTCTGCTTTTCGTAAAGTTGCAAATCTATTGGTAAAAATGAGATATCatatatcaattttcattacagaaaaagaagaaatttgttattatataatatatgcaatattatatttattaaaatgttttaaataccTGTGTGATTCACTTGAAACTATCACTACTCTAGAATTATAACAACTTTGTAGTGGTTCTTCTAATAAAAGAGTAAAGTAAAATTGAGAAAGATGATTTACTTGAAATGTTGTTTCAAAACCatcttttgtaatttcatacgGAATTCCAAAGACACCAGCATTTAAAATAAGGATATTTAAAGTGCTAAAAATGTAACAGtgataaataatgtaatgtaaatgtggcaaattttttatgaaaatatattgctATTAATGATAGTTTTACCCATCTAAGCATACCTATATTTTTGCTTAAATTCCTCAGCTGCTTCTCTAACACTATGTAATGATGACAAATCCAAATGTAATGTTTCACacataacattttctttttcttgttgtATCTTTTGTACTGCTTCTGCACCTTTTTCTAGATCTCTACAAGCTAAGATAACTTTACATCCATGTAAAGCTAATGATCTAGCTGTTTCAAAtccttaaaaaatataattaggtAGAGAAAAATAACATACTAAATTGTCTATAAAAGTAGAATTATTGTTGATTACAACTGATTTGAATAGTATGAAATGTATGTAACATATATACCTATCCCAGTATTGGCACCTGTAACTATGGCAAGTTTACCCCTTAAGTCTCGACCATGTAAAACAGATAATGCTGTGCTACTACTATCAAAACGTTGTCTTATAGGCTGTGATGATTCTCTACATTCTGTAGCAAATGCAAGCCGAGGATCACTATATGTTGTTGTACGATTCATGTGATCGATAAATAAGACTCGACCATCTTCTGACACACGTTTTTCCCATCCAGATGGCAGTTCTTATTgataaataacattataatcaaatttataaaatcataatcaaattataatcaaatttcattcatGACAGTTAATGTTTGAAACTTGTTAATAACtgcataattatttatcatcaAGTTCAAAAAGTATAtagatgtaaatatttaaatattataaattaatatgtacTATGGCATAAatggttaattaaaaatttagattatacatatataaaaatttatatagtaatattgtACCTCCCCCAACAGTCTTTGTACGACCAGTTCTAGGGTGTGTCCATTGTGTGCCCTTTGTATAATGACTGAAAACGAAATAGTATTGACACTTactaaattacattttacagaTGTATTATagatagataattttatattaagtCTTAAGTACTGGATGTAACACTaggttttattaatatctataatttatatcacaataacaacaacaataatatataacgaatactattatttactttacaTAGTAGACATTTCCATTAGGAGTTGTCATTTCTTCCCATCCAGGGGGTAATTCATCCTCACTATCGGATTCATTTAAAATACCTAtcatcttccttttttcttattttatactaatttatatcGAATTCTTTATCACCTCACTTGCGTCTACTGAGTACGTACACGCTTATACCatgagtttataacgtatattgaTTTATATCATGTGTTACCAACATTATAATCAAAAAAGTacataacgaataacggtttATCTATGTTACCAATATTATAATCAAAAGAGtgaatgataaaagaaaacgttttttttaaaatacagatattatataaaatgcttATATATTTAcctaaagaaaaaatattaaaacggtataattataaacatttaaaaatttgttatcaaATATGATATgactattttgtttaattttatattatcttatttcatatatatttaaatatactacatatatacattgtaTGTGCCTGTGTATTATACATTCATGATTCATTAAGTattaatttggaataaacagTAAGACCAACTATCCATTAACGTTAAATTGTTTGCATAAGTAAAGTGTAATTTTCAATGTGtacgtaatttatatattaataggAAAACGTTGTTggatgtttataataatacgtatatatataataaaagacgtattatcaaaaataaaataacaattaaataacaattaaacatgAAATTTAAAGTACAGAAAATGAACATGTATAAGCTTACACGTACATTTGAACGTATTTAAGATTCCGTTCTGAACGAAGTTAACTGCGAGCCGCACCCGCAGTTTGCGTACAATCGATAGCAGATTTCATTTCTGTCAAATGGATAATGGCAGCGACGGCAATTGATATGATGTTGCAGAGCAATGGGTTtcaatcgaagaaaaaagaagatccAGAAAATAAAGACAACTTATGGTATGTATAAAAGTTtgctttcgaaattttttttaatataaattatacatattgcaGTAGGCAATTgcaacgtataaatattttgacgTTCGTCTTACGTGCCACACATTAGAAGCCAGAGAATTAGTCATTTTCAatcatttactttatttttaattgtttccttttttacaGGTCCTCTATTTTGGCTGAAGTACAAAATAGTAGCAGTAACAAACTACCCTCAAACAAGAATATTCTTGTCTTAGGTAAGTTTGAGTAATTACTTTCCTTAATTAATGCAAGATTCTGAAGATACTTGTATGTGTCATGCATAAatgttatgtattataatgAGTGTCAAATGTaatgtttatatatgtaattttgttttaatgttGCCTGTAACATATGGTTACCTAtttgtttgattttttatttgacttgtaatttgtttattatcttttgttaagatttttaaaattaattttacatatccaatgataataatatagatgttTATgacatatatgttatataataaagctGTTCACTAAGTATTTAGATTACACATGTATATAgtagcaagaaatcatttcatttATAGGTGATAATGAAAGTGGAAAAACAACACTCATTGCTAAATTACAAGGCGTAGAAGATCCAAAGAAAGGTTCTGGTTTGGAGTTTGCATATATTGATGTCAGAGATGATTATAGAGATGGTACTATCAATTAAGAATTGATAATGTTTCTAATTATAACAGGTGAAGAGTAATGaagttttattctttaaattttttattcagatCAAACAAGGTTATCTGTATGGGTATTAGATGGTGATCCTGGTCATGCAAATCTTTTAAGATTTGCATTAAATGCAGAAAGATTTCCACATACACTTGTTATGTTAGTTGCTGCAATGACAACTCCATGGGCTATCCTCGATCAACTTCAATCCTGGGCTGCACTTTTGGGAGATCATATTGACAAATTACCTTTAGATAATGATACTTGGCAACGATGCAGGCAATTTAGTAagtcatatttttaaattacttcttTCATGGTATGTATTTCACATTGTTACATGtgttcatttaataataaaagatatattaattaaatcgtttttcaaattttcaaattttcaaatcatgTTTTATGTGCTTAGATGTAAAAAAGTGGCAAGATTATACAGAACCTGGGGATGAATTAGATCCTGGTAGTCCTTTAAGGCGAACTAGTCGTAATTTAGATGACGATACAATGGATAATTTACCACTACCAGAAGGAGTACTTACAACAAATTTAGGCCTAgatgttgttgttgttattaccAAAACTGATTATATGTCTACTCTTGAGAAAGAACATGATTATAAGTAAgttcataatataattaccattaaaaaagatataattggtagtaataaattactttatttgttcaataattttaattttttatagggatgaacattttgattttataCAACAGTGGATAAGACGATTTTGTTTGCAATATGGCGCAGGATTATTCTACACATCAGCAAAGGAAGATAAAAACTGTGATTtgctttataaatatcttacaCATAGAATTTATTCTTTACCATTTAGAACACCTGCTTTAGTCGTCGAAAAAGATGCAGTTCTcatgtatgtaattttaattgagtaaatatttgtatgtatttttaatattttaagggTGTTCTTGTTTACAGTCCTGCTGGTTGGGATAACATGAAAAAGATTAGCATTCTTCATGAAAATTTGCAATCCATGAAACCAGATGATTACTATAGAGATGTTATTGCACAACCATCAACAAACAGAAAAGTATGTGTGTGTACAGATAAatcacatttttaatattaaggactttacagtaaaatattattttactaattagTGTGTAGCTAGAGAAGTAGAAGTACAGGCAGAAGAAGAACAAGCTTTCTTAGCGAAACAACAAGCTGCATTATTAGGTATAAAAGATCCAACGCGATCTCCAACAACCAGGAATCAGGCAAGCACTGGACCAGTTATTCAGGTTATACCATTTATAATTGGAGCATGCTTGTCATGTTACATGCAGTTAATAATCATTCGGCATTGAATAACAATGTTGTGgctaatttatgtatatatatcatgTATTCATGTATGTTATCATCATATCCTCACCTCTTAACAGATAATGcttattcatattaaaattattctgacTTTAATACCCCGAAAATTTTGACTTTAATTGATGTTTTTTGAGCGAGTGTTGCTTTTTATATTCTTGGGTGTAATTATGTGACATATAGCATTTACATttcttattcaattttttgtaaattaatattaggATCATTGAGCACTTTTTTTTGCATTGACATTAACTCAATTAGATCAATTCATGCATTGCTTAGtgtttatatattcttatgtTTAGGTTAGTAGCTTctcattatataattataagatGATATTGTATCTTAATAAACTATATTGTgttcttttacattttagaATCTAAGCTAACAATTAATGTTAATATGTGTATTTTGTTAGATTTACTATACAGAAAAAGCATATTTGCATACATGACTATTTCATACTTTGACAggctaaattttaattacatgtTCCATTGTTCAGTAACTTTGTGGTGAATGAGATCACTATGTGTTTTTACAGTGGACGATCAAAAGCATGTTCTAATCTTTGTGGTATGATCTGTTATgaatataacagaaaataccattttgcaaatattaaatattttttatacaggTTGCATCACCAAATAAAAAGTTGGATCCCAAAGGTACTGGATCTGCGCAATCTGGGGAAGGTGTTCTGGCTAACTTCTTCAATTCTCTTCTTCACAAAAAGACTGGAAGCCCTGGATCACCAGGTACTGTAGGTACGAGTCCGATAAAAATTGGTAAGTTTTATAATGCATTATAAGAATGTAgtatattatgaattttcataacattttaaagtaaaaaatttcgatttattgtttatttcagATAATGCATCAGTAGATAAAGCAACTATGTGTAATGATGCAGCAGTGGAATTAGATCGACTTACTCGAACGAAGAAGCTTTCTCCTCCCAACTTAAATTCGTCATCTGAATgttaaggaaatatattttctttgcgACCCATATTGGGAGATAagtattgaattataaatcataaatatcaGTTCCATAATAACATTTTGAGGATAATTGAATGACactgaatataaaatatatttgtgtgATCTTCATCTTCATTTGTAATGTTTAAAACtgatacagaaattatttttatcatatttgtattaataatattacaatgcATGTACTAATTTGGTAATTTATAATGAtctaaaaagattttatttgtatttattatattttatgtcatttattatgatttaagatttttgtcatttattaatttaatacagtTGTTTTAAATgcaacttttaataatttgtcatagttataaaatacttacaagaaatttttaatcaacaaCTAATCATATTGTGCAAAACACAAATATTCaagtttttttataaaatattgtatcaatttataaaatgaagcACAATTGTataatctaaaataattttttgtttagtcttttaaagttataattttctttaggTTGTAGATTGcacattttttatgtataactATGATGTTTGCACATTTCTAGTGTTATGGTTCTTTTGGTATTAAGATTTTTGACGTAGTACTAATTGTTTGTTATGAAtgtgcaataaaaattttaattacacttGAATGGGTCGCAAAGAAttggaattaatttataagaaCAGTTGAATTTGATTCAGAAACGAATATGTTACtgagaaacagaaaataacaaaatgtcACACAACCtatcaataattttgtttgttatATCTGACTGTCAGtaacaatacaaaattacagcTAGAgagttattaaattaacataattaaatatttaatatagtaataCATTCAATTATGCTTACGCACATGTCCCTACAGCTCGttatagtaaattatttaataatcatcCATGAAGGATGTAAGGATTTTTTTACTGCTCTTCAAtgctttcatttcatttcccaataaataaataattctatttatacaatattgttCTCGTTGATAAAAGTTGGCTGAATAGTTTTCTCTTGTATTCGGTCTAATTTATAAAGTGCCGTTACTGTAACGTAAATGAGCCATACGAATGTGTGAGatagtattttatatgaatGTTAGATTTAGAGGAGATTTCTTAATCAAGGACACAGGCTTGTCTTTGGTTTGAAGATAATTCGTGGTATGAATTTCGGAGTGTACGGTTACAAGGCGAGTGAAACTTCTTTGTCaacttttaaaagaattttatgtg
Coding sequences within:
- the LOC132905637 gene encoding MICOS complex subunit MIC27 isoform X2; amino-acid sequence: MKLFKKFLMPCGLCAAVPAMKPPTSPEDSTPCSNETQGKKLIKPSELPIYSIDDGYSKQMPCIEYPSIVEENIRKVRQTVREIKVTLDRVSHDVSSTFENLKFAIDYLQDEANIMPRIGAVGIGGLSGLIFSLRGGILKRLFYTTTGASIVGCICFPKEAKQALNTAEHYGNISYNFIYGVKPGDNKKEISVNEFPLLKSVLESEYFRMIARLFEKETSDTTVSTNTTEKVELNTKK
- the LOC132905637 gene encoding MICOS complex subunit MIC27 isoform X1, which gives rise to MYRIMLFKKFLMPCGLCAAVPAMKPPTSPEDSTPCSNETQGKKLIKPSELPIYSIDDGYSKQMPCIEYPSIVEENIRKVRQTVREIKVTLDRVSHDVSSTFENLKFAIDYLQDEANIMPRIGAVGIGGLSGLIFSLRGGILKRLFYTTTGASIVGCICFPKEAKQALNTAEHYGNISYNFIYGVKPGDNKKEISVNEFPLLKSVLESEYFRMIARLFEKETSDTTVSTNTTEKVELNTKK
- the LOC132905636 gene encoding WW domain-containing oxidoreductase-like; amino-acid sequence: MIGILNESDSEDELPPGWEEMTTPNGNVYYVNHYTKGTQWTHPRTGRTKTVGGELPSGWEKRVSEDGRVLFIDHMNRTTTYSDPRLAFATECRESSQPIRQRFDSSSTALSVLHGRDLRGKLAIVTGANTGIGFETARSLALHGCKVILACRDLEKGAEAVQKIQQEKENVMCETLHLDLSSLHSVREAAEEFKQKYSTLNILILNAGVFGIPYEITKDGFETTFQVNHLSQFYFTLLLEEPLQSCYNSRVVIVSSESHRFATLRKAEDFHRLTLSPPPYKYFFMESYNNTKLCNILFAQELAKRWPTVNVFCCHPGNMISSSLCRYSWILRFMFMMVRPFTKSLQQAASTSVYCATAPELEGITGCYFSNCYRCDPSKTALNPALAERLWFVSEKMFVSVMKHRKLLEKFDLK
- the LOC132905632 gene encoding cytoplasmic dynein 1 light intermediate chain 2 isoform X1; this translates as MAATAIDMMLQSNGFQSKKKEDPENKDNLWSSILAEVQNSSSNKLPSNKNILVLGDNESGKTTLIAKLQGVEDPKKGSGLEFAYIDVRDDYRDDQTRLSVWVLDGDPGHANLLRFALNAERFPHTLVMLVAAMTTPWAILDQLQSWAALLGDHIDKLPLDNDTWQRCRQFNVKKWQDYTEPGDELDPGSPLRRTSRNLDDDTMDNLPLPEGVLTTNLGLDVVVVITKTDYMSTLEKEHDYKDEHFDFIQQWIRRFCLQYGAGLFYTSAKEDKNCDLLYKYLTHRIYSLPFRTPALVVEKDAVLIPAGWDNMKKISILHENLQSMKPDDYYRDVIAQPSTNRKCVAREVEVQAEEEQAFLAKQQAALLGIKDPTRSPTTRNQASTGPVIQVASPNKKLDPKGTGSAQSGEGVLANFFNSLLHKKTGSPGSPGTVGTSPIKIDNASVDKATMCNDAAVELDRLTRTKKLSPPNLNSSSEC
- the LOC132905632 gene encoding cytoplasmic dynein 1 light intermediate chain 2 isoform X2, encoding MAATAIDMMLQSNGFQSKKKEDPENKDNLWSSILAEVQNSSSNKLPSNKNILVLGDNESGKTTLIAKLQGVEDPKKGSGLEFAYIDVRDDYRDDQTRLSVWVLDGDPGHANLLRFALNAERFPHTLVMLVAAMTTPWAILDQLQSWAALLGDHIDKLPLDNDTWQRCRQFNVKKWQDYTEPGDELDPGSPLRRTSRNLDDDTMDNLPLPEGVLTTNLGLDVVVVITKTDYMSTLEKEHDYKDEHFDFIQQWIRRFCLQYGAGLFYTSAKEDKNCDLLYKYLTHRIYSLPFRTPALVVEKDAVLIPAGWDNMKKISILHENLQSMKPDDYYRDVIAQPSTNRKCVAREVEVQAEEEQAFLAKQQAALLGIKDPTRSPTTRNQVASPNKKLDPKGTGSAQSGEGVLANFFNSLLHKKTGSPGSPGTVGTSPIKIDNASVDKATMCNDAAVELDRLTRTKKLSPPNLNSSSEC